The Deltaproteobacteria bacterium genome window below encodes:
- a CDS encoding aspartate/glutamate racemase family protein — MRIMFLNKAPKNSAKYDVTSVEKLLNSYASEGTRVEVHFPDNFAGSAVEDVTGNQKMLNGLDHMMETPSLIRKICWAAENGFDAVIQSNTFDPGIDGGRLVVKIPVIGPLRTTVHAAAVLADRIGITVPLPSHVPYTWRLLRTIGMDHLVTDIRALDIYGSDINERRAEITETTIGLIRDLVTETGAQCVVPLGGALIPYVVDPAALQEGAGVPVFNTKSVSIRFAEMCVALGMTHSPLTYPRAELSYKDLVAEV, encoded by the coding sequence ATGCGCATCATGTTTCTCAACAAGGCGCCCAAGAACTCGGCAAAGTACGACGTGACCTCCGTGGAGAAGCTGCTCAACAGCTACGCGTCGGAAGGGACACGCGTGGAGGTGCATTTCCCGGACAACTTCGCGGGCTCGGCGGTCGAGGACGTGACCGGCAACCAGAAGATGCTGAACGGCCTGGATCACATGATGGAGACGCCCTCCTTGATCCGGAAGATCTGCTGGGCGGCGGAGAACGGCTTTGACGCCGTGATCCAGTCGAACACGTTCGATCCGGGCATCGACGGCGGCAGGCTGGTGGTCAAGATCCCGGTCATCGGCCCGTTGCGCACCACCGTGCACGCTGCGGCCGTGCTGGCGGACCGCATCGGGATCACGGTACCGCTGCCCTCGCACGTGCCCTACACCTGGCGGCTGCTGCGCACCATCGGGATGGACCACCTCGTCACGGACATCCGCGCGCTGGACATCTACGGCTCCGACATCAACGAGCGGCGCGCAGAGATCACCGAGACCACCATTGGGCTGATCCGGGATCTCGTGACGGAAACCGGTGCCCAGTGCGTCGTGCCGCTCGGCGGCGCCCTGATCCCCTACGTCGTCGATCCCGCCGCGCTGCAGGAAGGCGCCGGCGTGCCCGTGTTCAACACCAAGTCCGTGTCGATCCGCTTCGCCGAAATGTGCGTCGCCCTGGGCATGACCCACAGCCCGTTGACCTATCCGCGGGCGGAGCTGAGCTACAAGGATCTTGTGGCGGAGGTCTGA
- the iolG gene encoding inositol 2-dehydrogenase — protein sequence MTDVTADPVRLGLLGAGRIGQTHARSIAANEGARLVAVADPVEAALAAVVRMTGARAVSPEALLNDPAIEGVLIATPTDLHADLIEQAADAGKAIFCEKPLDLDLSRAQQGVAAATQAGVPLMTGFNRRFDPSFRRLRQEIDARRIGDVELVQITSRDPAPPPLAYIERSGGLFRDMMIHDLDMARFLVGEPIVEVSAAGSALVDGAIADAGDVDTAVAVLRSSGGRLCVISNSRRAVYGYDQRIEVHGSAGMLSAGNPVATTVTRADGSGFATDPLNDFFMERYADAYRLEMAAFCAVVRGADVPYPNGHDGLAALAIADAASESLATGRTVPLKRLDSTP from the coding sequence GTGACGGATGTGACGGCGGATCCTGTCAGGCTGGGGCTCCTGGGAGCCGGGCGGATCGGTCAGACCCACGCCCGCTCCATCGCGGCCAACGAGGGCGCCAGGCTGGTGGCCGTGGCGGACCCGGTCGAAGCCGCGCTCGCGGCGGTGGTCCGCATGACCGGTGCGCGTGCGGTTTCGCCCGAAGCGCTGCTGAACGACCCCGCCATCGAAGGCGTCCTCATCGCCACGCCCACCGACCTCCACGCCGACCTCATCGAGCAAGCCGCCGATGCGGGCAAGGCCATCTTCTGCGAGAAGCCGCTCGATCTCGACCTGTCCCGCGCGCAACAGGGTGTAGCCGCGGCGACTCAGGCCGGCGTGCCGCTCATGACCGGCTTCAACCGCCGCTTCGATCCCTCGTTCCGGCGCCTGCGCCAGGAGATCGACGCGAGGCGCATCGGCGACGTGGAGCTGGTTCAGATCACCTCACGCGATCCCGCCCCACCTCCCCTCGCCTACATCGAACGCTCCGGCGGCCTCTTCCGCGACATGATGATCCACGACCTGGACATGGCGCGGTTCCTGGTGGGGGAGCCCATCGTCGAGGTCAGCGCCGCCGGCTCGGCCCTCGTTGACGGGGCCATCGCCGACGCCGGCGACGTCGACACCGCGGTCGCGGTTCTGCGTTCGTCGGGCGGCCGCCTGTGCGTCATCTCCAACTCCCGCCGCGCCGTGTACGGCTACGACCAGCGCATCGAGGTCCACGGCTCCGCCGGAATGCTCTCCGCGGGCAATCCCGTGGCCACCACGGTGACCCGTGCCGACGGCTCGGGCTTCGCCACCGACCCGCTGAACGATTTCTTCATGGAGCGTTACGCGGATGCGTACAGGCTGGAGATGGCCGCCTTCTGCGCCGTCGTCCGGGGCGCGGACGTACCCTACCCCAACGGCCACGACGGCCTCGCCGCCCTCGCCATCGCCGACGCCGCGTCCGAATCCCTGGCCACGGGCCGCACGGTTCCCCTCAAGCGGTTGGACAGTACCCCCTGA
- the iolB gene encoding 5-deoxy-glucuronate isomerase — protein MKSLLRKPSGTTGKIVDITPADAGWRYVGFAVYALKAGDTAGEDTGDREAILVMVDGKARLATPELDFGVQGKRMSVFEQTRPHAVYVPNDTSWSARAETDCTIAVCSAPGFGGHPAAAIDPAGIPVLERGKGANTRYVHPIAMDDADIADSLLITEVFTPQGNWSSYPPHRHDSDEGADMTYLEETYYHRINPPQGFGFQRVFTEDGELDETMAVSDGDTVLVPRGHHPCGAPYGYDMYYLNVMAGPRRQWRFKNHPDHDWIFQRDSK, from the coding sequence ATGAAGAGTCTGTTGCGAAAGCCGTCGGGGACGACGGGCAAGATCGTCGACATCACACCCGCGGACGCCGGATGGCGCTACGTCGGCTTCGCGGTCTACGCGCTAAAGGCCGGGGACACCGCCGGCGAGGACACCGGGGACCGCGAGGCCATCCTGGTGATGGTCGACGGCAAGGCGCGCCTGGCCACCCCCGAGTTAGACTTCGGCGTCCAGGGTAAGCGCATGAGCGTGTTCGAGCAGACCAGGCCGCACGCCGTCTATGTGCCCAACGACACGTCCTGGTCGGCGCGTGCGGAGACGGACTGCACCATCGCGGTGTGCTCGGCCCCGGGCTTCGGTGGGCATCCGGCCGCGGCCATCGACCCGGCCGGCATCCCGGTGCTGGAGCGCGGCAAGGGCGCCAACACGCGCTACGTGCATCCCATCGCCATGGACGACGCCGACATCGCCGACAGCCTGCTGATCACCGAAGTGTTCACGCCCCAGGGCAACTGGTCGAGCTACCCGCCGCACCGCCACGACAGCGACGAAGGCGCGGACATGACCTATCTCGAGGAGACCTACTATCACCGCATCAACCCGCCCCAGGGGTTCGGCTTCCAGCGGGTCTTCACCGAGGACGGGGAGCTGGACGAGACCATGGCCGTTTCCGACGGCGACACCGTGCTGGTGCCGCGCGGGCACCACCCGTGCGGCGCTCCCTACGGGTACGACATGTACTACCTGAACGTCATGGCCGGCCCGAGGCGGCAGTGGCGCTTCAAGAACCATCCGGACCACGACTGGATCTTCCAGCGGGACTCGAAGTGA
- the iolE gene encoding myo-inosose-2 dehydratase, with the protein MIRYGTNPIAWSNDDDRSLGGDISLERCLSDAGRIGFEGIEKGHKFPSAAATLKATLDLYGLAYVSGWHSLKLLERSVEEEKAAIQPHLDVLAALGCTVCIVCETTGAVHGVADAPLSDRPKLAVSDWAGFCADVEAVAEHCDRAGIRLAYHHHMGTVVQTMDEVEALMAHAGPNTKLLLDTGHATFAGADPVALAERYMDRIVHIHAKNVRPAVRDQALAEGLSFLQAVRLGVFTVPGDDEGCVDFPAVLRIAARHRYSGWLIAEAEQDPAQRDPVYYQTLALKTLRAMAREAGLDQGNP; encoded by the coding sequence GTGATCCGCTACGGCACCAACCCCATCGCTTGGTCCAACGACGACGACCGCAGCTTGGGGGGCGACATCTCGCTGGAGCGCTGCCTGAGCGACGCTGGCCGCATCGGCTTCGAGGGCATCGAGAAGGGGCACAAGTTTCCTTCCGCCGCGGCGACCCTGAAGGCGACCCTCGATCTCTACGGTCTGGCGTACGTGTCCGGGTGGCACTCGCTGAAGCTGCTCGAACGCTCCGTGGAGGAAGAGAAGGCGGCCATCCAGCCGCACCTCGACGTGTTGGCCGCCTTGGGGTGCACGGTCTGCATCGTGTGCGAGACCACCGGAGCGGTTCACGGCGTGGCTGACGCGCCGCTGAGCGATCGGCCGAAGCTCGCGGTGTCCGACTGGGCAGGCTTCTGCGCGGACGTCGAGGCCGTCGCCGAACACTGCGACCGCGCGGGAATCCGGTTGGCCTATCATCATCACATGGGTACGGTGGTGCAGACCATGGACGAGGTCGAGGCACTCATGGCGCACGCCGGACCGAACACCAAACTGCTTCTGGACACAGGCCACGCAACCTTCGCGGGCGCCGATCCGGTGGCGCTGGCGGAACGCTACATGGACCGGATCGTGCACATCCACGCCAAGAACGTCCGCCCCGCCGTCCGCGACCAGGCGCTTGCGGAAGGGCTGTCGTTCCTTCAGGCTGTCCGTCTCGGCGTATTCACGGTACCGGGCGACGACGAGGGCTGCGTGGACTTCCCCGCGGTGCTGCGCATCGCCGCGCGCCACCGCTACTCCGGCTGGCTCATCGCGGAAGCCGAACAGGACCCGGCGCAACGCGATCCGGTATACTACCAGACGTTGGCACTGAAGACGCTCCGCGCCATGGCGCGGGAAGCGGGGTTGGATCAGGGAAACCCCTAG